In the Podospora bellae-mahoneyi strain CBS 112042 chromosome 4, whole genome shotgun sequence genome, one interval contains:
- a CDS encoding hypothetical protein (EggNog:ENOG503NUNN; COG:S), with protein MPLIPLPQRQVVMPTTQPSPPVPPAQLGLTPTPPLDIPISSSLLLLFILAATIHMTIFQLNRRRSHKFLFSALLFGFCMARIASLVMRIVWATRPTNTGIALAATIFVAAGVLLLYIVNLVFAQRVLRAYRPRIGWNKTLGWAWRGLFGSVVAVLVMVVTATVVGMMSSDLGVRQKTKEVQLFAGVYMAVLAVSPVVVVAGAVFWPGGGGNNKVDKFGQGRMTSKIFLLVGSSLLLTLGAAFRAGIGFVPRLVTDPAWYHSKPAFYCFNFGIELVVVYGYAVARFDKRFHVPDGSSGPGDYGRGAVVVNKEEEVFGGGDSEGQSHGGEGVMNNSRGQSRSRSRGREMAEGGGAAGERPESLVLVEAVLQNGLKKKAVV; from the exons ATGCCGCTGATACCCCTTCCACAACGACAAGTTGTCATgccaaccacccaaccatcT ccccccgtccccccagCCCAGCTAGGCCTAACCCCCACGCCCCCCCTCgacatccccatctcctcctccctcctcctcctcttcatcctcgccgcAACAATCCACATGACAATCTTCCAACtcaaccgccgccgctccCACAAGTTcctcttctccgccctcctcttcggctTCTGCATGGCCCGCATCGCCTCCCTCGTCATGCGCATCGTCTGGGCCACCCGCCCGACCAACACCGGCATCGCCCTGGCAGCCACCATCTTTGTCGCCGCCGGCGTTCTGCTGCTGTACATTGTCAACCTCGTCTTTGCGCAGCGGGTCTTGAGGGCATACAGACCCCGGATAGGGTGGAACAAGACCCTCGGGTGGGCGTGGAGGGGATTGTTTGGGAGTGTGGTTgctgttttggtgatggttgtcACGGCTACTGTTGTCGGGATGATGAGTTCTGACCTTGGGGTCAGGCAAAAGACGAAGGAGGTGCAGCTTTTTGCGGGGGTGTATATGGCTGTGCTGGCGGTTTCAccggtggtggtcgttgcTGGGGCCGTGTTTTGGCCGGGCGGGGGCGGGAACAACAAGGTGGACAAGTTTGGGcaggggaggatgacgagcAAGATTTTCTTGCTGGTGGGATCGTCGCTTTTGTTGACGTTGGGGGCGGCGTTTAGGGCGGGGATTGGGTTTGTGCCGAGGTTGGTGACGGATCCGGCTTGGTATCATTCCAAGCCGGCGTTTTACTGCTTCAACTTTGGGAttgagttggtggtggtgtatggGTATGCGGTGGCGAGGTTTGATAAGAGGTTCCATGTGCCGGATGGGAGTTCGGGGCCGGGGGATtatgggaggggggcggtggtggtgaataaggaggaggaggtttttgggggtggggattCAGAGGGGCAGAGtcatggaggggagggggtgatgaatAATAGTCGGGGTCAGAGTCGGAGTAGGAGTCGGGGACGGGAAAtggcggagggtggtggtgctgcggGGGAAAGGCCGGAGagtttggtgttggtggaggcggtgttGCAGAACGGGCTTAAGAAGAAGGCTGTGGTTTAA
- a CDS encoding hypothetical protein (EggNog:ENOG503P4VW; COG:S) → MLTLRSLALLSAASGLALALDIGTLDPCAHNCLLTAPTYDCPASQYACLCPKVDWGIAIKNCVRDSGACAADYEPTLMAALSAGCSAVGAPFPAGDIPADPPAETPAPEPTPAEPTTDVPAAAEPTSTETPTENPDGEATSTAVESSPTAESTAEVTSTPTETPSKSSSADEAEETSEAPEDEGAPAGLPEAAKIGIGVGVGAAVLALIGVGVCIFLRNRHVDKKSNDSAGADRYKISPPMPSREQNPYNHGNNSSDYDIGANELEIKSYRYDDMTEGKQPKPMEPRQMV, encoded by the exons atgttGACCCTCCGGTCTTTGGCCCTGCTCTCGGCAGCCAGCGGCCTCGCCCTCGCTCTGGACATTGGCACCCTGGACCCTTGTGCT CACAACTGTCTCCTGACAGCCCCAACTTATGACTGCCCAGCATCCCAATATGCCTGTTTGTGCCCCAAGGTTGACTGGGGAATTGCTATCAAAAACTGCGTGCGGGATTCAGGAGCATGCGCTGCCGACTATGAACCCACGCTTATGGCAGCGCTCAGTGCCGGCTGCTCAGCTGTCGGTGCGCCTTTCCCTGCTGGAGACATTCCCGCCGACCCTCCTGCCGAGACTCCAGCTCCCGAGCCCACGCCAGCCGAGCCGACGACCGACgtgcctgctgctgccgagcCCACCTCCACAGAAACCCCTACAGAAAATCCGGATGGAGAGGCGACATCGACTGCT GTTGAGTCCAGCCCAACCGCCGAATCCACAGCCGAGGTCACCAGCACTCCTACCGAAACCCCCAGCAAGTCGTCTTCTGCAGACGAAGCGGAAGAGACTAGCGAAGCCCCCGAGGACGAAGGTGCGCCTGCCGGTCTCCCGGAAGCCGCCAAGATTGGCATTGGTGTCGGTGTCGGCGCCGCTGTTCTCGCCCTCATCGGAGTGGGAGTTTGCATCTTCCTCCGCAACCGCCATGTTGACAAGAAGTCCAACGACTCTGCCGGAGCTGACCGATACAAGATTTCGCCTCCGATGCCGAGCCGGGAGCAGAACCCTTACAACCACGGCAACAACAGCTCCGACTACGACATTGGCGCCAACGAGCTGGAGATTAAGAGCTATCGGTATGATGACATGACGGAGGGGAAGCAGCCCAAGCCAATGGAACCAAGACAAATGGTGTAA
- the mrpl22 gene encoding 39S ribosomal protein L22, mitochondrial (EggNog:ENOG503NWGE; BUSCO:EOG09264LC7; COG:J), with protein sequence MSLSMPTRRLVRGATSPTTTTLAFQQPSRSISTSPSRPWFWSKKEPSSPTNLKDAITTGNAEARKSLISKLQSRSEAPAIFEDEVAPQQQAVTEKEAAVLSGDQKSSATSGPLTASQKAAQPKTFTRLGGSLVKEALARSVDPDPQARVRWERKIAIRQVKNGTDAYSLEPRLARIARTERSLHSKSPWLPTSVKKLVHLARQIQGKDVEDALVQMKFSKKKMAAEVTTQLKMARDLAIAERGMGLGQGQEGKMEIQRKDGKWMTVGDRSKMYVAEAWVNKGPVRAKNPDYRARGRMFLKESPSTSLSVVLKEHKTLVREHQEREHRRKKQGPWVHLPDRPITAQRAHYSW encoded by the exons atgAGCCTCAGCATGCCAACGCGGCGGCTCGTCCGGGGAG ccacctcccccacgaccaccaccctcgccttccAACAGCCCTCCCGctccatctcaacatccccctcccgcccctgGTTCTGGTCGAAAAAggaaccctcctcccccaccaacctcaaagacgccatcaccaccggcaacGCCGAAGCCCGCAAgtccctcatctccaaacTCCAATCCCGTTCCGAAGCCCCCGCCATCTTCGAAGACGAAGTCGccccccaacagcaagccGTCACCGAAAAGGAAGCCGCCGTCCTCTCAGGCGACCAGAAATCCTCTGCCACCAGCGGGCCCCTCACCGCCAGCCAAAAAGCCGCCCAGCCAAAGACCTTCACCCGCCTAGGCGGCTCCCTGGTAAAAGAAGCCCTCGCCCGCAGCGTCGACCCGGACCCGCAAGCCCGCGTCCGCTGGGAACGCAAGATCGCCATCCGCCAGGTGAAAAACGGCACCGACGCCTACAGCCTCGAGCCGCGGCTCGCCCGCATCGCGAGGACGGAGCGCAGCCTCCATTCCAAGTCCCCCTGGCTGCCCACCTCTGTCAAGAAGCTTGTCCACCTGGCCAGGCAGATCCAGGGGAAGGACGTGGAGGATGCGCTGGTGCAGATGAAGTTttccaagaagaagatggctgcCGAGGTGACCACCCAGCTCAAGATGGCGCGCGATTTGGCCATTGCCGAGAGGGGGATGGGTCTGGGACAGGGACAGGAGGGCAAGATGGAGATTCAGAGAAAGGACGGCAAGTGGATGACGGTGGGGGATCGGTCAAAGATGTATGTTGCCGAGGCGTGGGTCAACAAGGGCCCCGTGAGGGCCAAGAACCCGGATTATCGGGCcagggggaggatgttttTGAAGGAGTCGCCTTCTACCA GTCTCAGTGTCGTTCTCAAGGAACACAAGACGCTCGTGCGGGAGCACCAGGAGAGGGAGCACAGGAGAAAAAAGCAAGGGCCTTGGGTTCACCTGCCTGACAGGCCGATTACCGCCCAGAGGGCGCATTACTCTTGGTAA
- a CDS encoding hypothetical protein (EggNog:ENOG503PQ49) — MIMATLPRQLLFLLLLVMSVKISISADCYYMNREKTTELTRCSNDANPKIESTLCCMPGDRCMVNSLCLREKKDGDKHYYRGGCTIKDWKGKSLYDCPPILCKPARVAGMYPCNTSNPDTGFVCQEAFPDGPPDHCDSSVTLDGGLENFLGTASPLPSLSTSVKDSTSASKPSETEGKGDPVKTSPDTADMSLAHTATRPAPDTSDVPITTTVAEPTRTSNISVSTASGESTASVESTAAPPPPSSEEPQQDNSAVPVGVGIGVGLAVTIAGGFLVFFYIRKRQREAPIRAETPPPLDPSIQKPDNNYYPFAPYPSATQQGSLSSRNDDYFRQPKIPNVMETAAAPQQDNVYPGQPRYQPPKRTFSHELP; from the exons ATGATTATGGCCACGCTGCCCCGGCAGCTTCTtttcctgcttcttctcgtcaTGTCGGTCAAAATTTCAATCTCGGCGGACTGCTACTACATGAACCGGGAGAAAACGACTGAACTCACGCGATGCAGCAACGATGCAAATCCCAAGATCGAGAGCACCCTGTGCTGTATGCCAGGGGATAGGTGCATGGTCAACTCGCTCTGCCTACGTGAGAAAAAAGACGGGGATAAGCACTACTACCGCGGCGGCTGCACCATCAAAGACTGGAAGGGAAAGAGTCTCTATGACTGCCCACCCATACTTTGCAAACCCGCTAGGGTAGCTGGAATGTACCCCTGCAATACTTCGAATCCGGACACAGGCTTTGTCTGTCAAGAGGCTTTTCCCGACGGTCCTCCTGACCATTGCGACAGCTCCGTAACCTTGGATG GTGGCTTAGAGAACttcctcggcaccgccaGCCCACTGCCATCCCTGAGCACGTCAGTCAAAGATTCGACGTCCGCTTCGAAGCCCTCTGAGACTGAGGGCAAAGGTGATCCGGTAAAGACATCCCCGGACACGGCCGACATGTCCCTAGCTCATACAGCTACCCGACCGGCGCCAGACACCTCTGATGTCCCTATCACCACAACCGTGGCTGAGCCGACCAGAACGTCTAATATCTCGGTTTCGACAGCTTCAGGAGAGTCGACGGCTTCAGTAGAGTCAACTGctgcaccacccccaccctcatCGGAAGAGCCCCAGCAGGACAACAGTGCGGTACCCGTCGGCGTTGGCATAGGGGTCGGTCTCGCAGTTACCATCGCGGGAGGATTTCTCGTCTTCTTTTACATCCGCAAGCGACAGCGGGAAGCGCCCATCCGGGCCgaaacccctcctccgctgGACCCCAGCATCCAAAAGCCAGACAACAACTACTACCCGTTTGCTCCTTACCCTTCAGCAACTCAGCAGGGTTCCCTGTCAAGCCGAAATGACGATTACTTCCGCCAGCCAAAAATACCAAATGTGATGGAAACTGCGGCTGCCCCTCAGCAGGACAATGTATACCCGGGTCAGCCTCGATACCAGCCACCCAAACGGACGTTCAGCCACGAACTGCCGTGA